Part of the Henckelia pumila isolate YLH828 chromosome 2, ASM3356847v2, whole genome shotgun sequence genome is shown below.
CCTTTTTTATTCCATTCTAACATATCAACCTTAGACATTATTTTTCCGAATGAGTTACAATTTATTCCACGAAAGGCAAAAGTATCTGTTTGTGGGCTGTGGCAAACAAGTAACTTCAAATATACATACAACTTTATgctaaacaaacataaaaaaaataaaaattatacatatatatgtacatAAAACTTCGCCTATCTTAAAGGTATATCTCATGCCCCAAATCTTCACAGAACGAACTAAAGATGCCTTAAAATCTCGCCGTGTCCTAAAGGTGAAAGGCTGGAATATAATCTATCAGCAAAAGTTCATGACATAGTTCCAACCAAATCGAGCACGAACCAATCAGTTCCATCTAATATGGTAACGAATCTATGAGGAAGCGGCCTACTATGAAGGGAATGGAGTTCATAGTTAATGCTGGCTATTGTTTATCGAAACCAAATGCATCAGATCTCTTTCAATGGGTTTTTGCCTTCTTGCATCATCAATAGTTATTCATCCGTTACCTTGATATGATTCTCCTATATTTCTCCTTTTTGTAGCCCTTTCATCTTCGAAATTCTTGTCAAAGAGAACAAACAAATTTCAAACAAGCTGACTTAAGAACGAAAGACGGTAGAGAGAGAGAGGGACTACCTTTTTGGTCATGCATTGCAATATGCCTGTGATTTCAGAAAACTCCGGTCTCAGAGATGGTTCTTGCTGCCAACACTTTTCAAGCAATTCAACCAACAACGGGTGCGTGTTTCTTGGTATTGCTGGCCTCAGACCCTAAACAAACGGGCCTTTAGTTTTGATACTTCTGACAAAACAAAGCTATTtcattaaaagaaaatattacCTGCTGGACGACGCTGACCGCCGCCTGTAAAGGTGTCATGTTTGCATAGGGAAGCTGGCATTTCAAAACCAAATTAGGTGACTTGAGCATGATAGCAACTCACAGAAGGTCAGTGGTGAACCCCGGTAGCGATTGCTCCCACTCAACCAAAATAAATTTCTTACCAAAATAAATTATCTTtcgaatataaacaatctttcgCAAAATGGAATTTTTTCCCCAAATACATTGGAATAGCCACAAATCTTGGGTCCACCTATTGCTATAAAAAAGTACCTTTCCGGTCAGGAGCTCCCAGAGCACGACACCGAAGCTGAACACATCGGCTTTGTGACTATATGGCTTGTGTCCAATAACCTTGAAAGAATATAAGAAGACTAAACAATAGGCAATTCAAAATGGTGCGTTTTGAAGGTAGAAATCAGATGCTTTCCCCCATCTAAATGAAAATGTATGTCCCAATTTCATACATTTCTCTCAAAACAGCAACTTCTGCACTTCTTAAAATATAAGGGCACCCAAATAATAAGAAAGATCTTTTTAAACAGTATTTATTTCCATCCAACTGAATCCTATGCTAGCCATTTTCATGCCGTTCCCTAGTTCAAGGGACTGACAATATCACACAAATAATATTTCGTTTTCATACTAACATGGGATAGATTGACCTTTGAAACATTAGCATACCATAAGTTAATTGTTCTTACAACACAAATCCAAAGGGATgcaattttttgaatcaaactgACAGATCAAAGAATTTTCTTAGTTCACTCGCACCAGACTACCATAAAAAGGGAGAATAAGATAAAACAAGAACCTCAGGAGCCATCCAACGATATGTTCCGGTTTCTGCCGTCATAATACCTGACTGATGTTGCACCCGAGCAATACCAAAATCAGCAATTTTCACCACCTGCACAAATGTATGACAGAAATTTATAAAACCCTAGAAAttcattaaaataaatattccttaaaaaaaaaaaagaaaaagaagataaAGATTCCCAAGATAAACTATGCTTTGAAATGACAACAAATATACCTCAAATTGGCTCATGTGATACACATACAAAGTGTCATTTAGGAACTTTTGGGGTAAGTTGGTTTCCTTTTTTTGGCCTCTCTTCTTCATTTACAATAGTGAAATTGAGCATTCTATTCTTTTCATCCACCAAAACATATATTACCTCCTTTCACATCTTCCAATACAAACATTACCTTTAGTTTAACTTTTCATTATTCCCTAAACATTCAAACACTAAATTAACCTCCAATCCAATTAGTATGCTTTTTAAACCATCTCCAAGAAACTAAATATGTGATTTGGCATCACCGACTCGAGCACATTCCTACATGACATTATACtgacatgaaaaaaatattatcccCTCTATATAAGACAAAAACATGCGAAAATGAATCCAAAGATAGCCTACAATTTCTTACTTCATTTTCATCCATCAATAGATTGGCCGCCTTGATGTCTCTATGTATTATATTATTCTGATGCAAGTAGGTCATGCCCTTGGAGACGTCGATTGCAACTCTGAGTAAAGCTGGAAGCTTGAAAACACCCTTTTGTTTGTGCAGGAAATCATAAACACTCCCCCCGGGCATAAATTCTGAAACATTAATGTGGGAAAAAATCAGTTGAAGTTCCTAGAAGCGTGAAGGAAAAAGAAGCAAAAAAGAGCTATGCATAAAAAAAGTTAGCCAATTACCAATCACAACACACAAGATTGGAGGTCTTGTACATGCACCTATAAATTGTACTACATTTTTGTGCCGCACTTTCCTGAATAGCAGAAAGACAAAGGTTAAGGCAGAAGAAATTGAAGTAATTTCTTGTTTGAAGAAAGCTAAAGTTACATCGTGTTCGGTAACATGCACGAAAGATCTTGAGGATAGAAAACATTAGATTCACATAAAGttataaaacaattaaaatacaaaaaGCAACAATCAGAGTGATAAATGACATTGCAAGACATCATAAAGGCAGGTTCCCTTTAGCATTTCTTTGAGACATTAAAGCGTAAAACACTGTGGGAAATGATTGAATGCATTCAAGGAATTACATAAAAGCTTGATAAAATGTAAACCTCAATATGTAAACCTCTTGGGTGAACTCCCTTTGTATGTCTCCGTTAAGGCATTCGGTCCTAAGCACCTTGATTGCGACATCCTGACTGCGAAACACACCCTTGAACCTGTGTCATTaggaaaaagaacaaaaaaaagaGAGACATATCTTGAGCCAACTGATCACTTCAGAAAAAACAAACAAGAGAAATGAAACTCACAAGTCGCCGTTTGATCCTGAAGCAATCTTATGTTTAAACTTTAGCAAGCTGAAATCGATCTCCCAGACATCACTCAAAGGTGACCCCACATGGTACTGCATAGGAGACGAGAGCTCTTGTTTGAAATTCGACTGTTTCTGCATTGAAATATATGAAAAAGCTTGAAGTAAAACACATTATGATGCTTTACATGCAAATTTGTGTAGCTTGATACCTCAATGCTTAAAATTTCTTCAACCAGCCTATCCCTTAGTTCTTCAATGCCCTAAAAAGTTGCAAAAAGCAAGCAAGTTGAAATTTGCAACAAATTCCTCTTTTTTTAATCATAGATTGCAACACCTTCTAGGAGCATGGATATGTGTAGGATAATCTCACAGTATCAGAATTTAATAGTAGTGGATGAAAGAGTGTAGAAGTATGGAGCAAAAACAGGACCGAGTTGAACTAATAGGCATATTTTCTGGACAAGAGGAATAATGGGAAAAGGCACCTCAAATTCTGTCAAAATAGCTTTACAATCATATTGTAAGGTCTTAAACATCACTAGTTCAAGTACTCGTGTCCTGAACACGGAGAATTTAATGgaagcatatgcatgcaagttGCATATGCAAGTTCATGGGTGTCGAAGTTTATTTTGCAAAAACATGCTAATATTCCCAGCAATTAAAATGTTGAACCGCCTATTATGCATGGTGTACAAATAACAAACAACATAGACAAAAGATTAATACCTCATGCTCCCAGCCATCAACAACAAAGACATCTAACGAATAACCATCTATTGTGCAAAAAGCATGTGCTTCTCGAATGTTCAACCCAATCTCAGACATCAGGCAAGTCAGCTGTAAATATGGTTCAGAAACCagttatcaaaataaataaataatatatggcTGTAGATTTTGGAGAGAGCAGAGAGGTCAAAAGAAACAGCAACAAGGGTGGATCATCTTTCAACACAATCAAAGTTCTATATATAATTACTAAATGGAAATGGTACAAAATACCCAATGAAGGAATAACATTAGAATTATCATGTAACCCCTCATCGGAAAACACCCAGGGCTTGTGAAATTACATACTCATCATATGCTGTATAGGATACAAGAATTACTGGTATCCACAAGCATTTAACTACTTAGAACAAGGAGGCCTTACCCCACTAAGGAGCTTAGTTTTGTCTTTCGTTGATATCGTCACTTCAAGCTGTTGcctgaaaaaatcatatcccaGCTCATACACAAAGATTCAAGCCATAGTGAAATTGAtgtttaagaaaaaaataacacattttaaaagggaaaatgaaGCTCAATATGGATAAAATCTTTCAGAACATTACCGAGTTAACTGCAATTTCCTACTCATAGAGCCACTACTGTCAGGAGCATCAGATTCATTGGTTTCATATGAAAGTTCAGTATTTGCAAACATACCGAATGCCGGTGGAGAATGAAGACTGCAAATCAAAACGAAGGACTTCAGTATCAATGCACTTTTTACCCGTTTTTGTCCAGGGAAAAAAAACACATTTTGGATTTACTTGTTTACGTAATTAATTTCCTACTTTCCAAATAGACTATCCCCTTCGTTAGTGAATCTTGAATGCACAGAGGAGTCCTCACCAGGGTTCCCATCAGATGTAGGATGAACCTGCATTGCATGAACTATAGATATTTATTTGACCAACCCAAAAAGGAAGCCTACAGGAAATGCCGATAGAAAAATTAACTTCAGAATTTAAACTAAATACAGAAAGTTagatttaaaacaaaaattttcaatttaggactttggattgctctcaaatttatGCACGGCGTAAACGTCAGTCCACTAGCGCCTGCTACAAAGCATTGATCCCATCAGTCGATTTGCTTCTTTAACAGCACAAAATATTCGGAAAAATGTTGTTCCATGAAGCTATGTATCATGCATTAAGACATGAAACAACAAAAATTTTCCAATCATATCCGCCACAGAGTACATTATTCTGCATGAATCCGAATGAATACGAAGAATGTAGGCTTAATAGCAATAAGCATCTCTATAATCCAAAACGCTATCTACAGTCATAAAGAATTAAGAATGATTAAAGTATTATGCACCTGCACTAGGCGGACTTCAACCGCGGGTCTAGTGAGAGGATCACGTGCCATGTGCAACAATTTTTTGTGCATCAAGACATCCATCGCCCTTTCAGTGTTCACATCCAATGCATAACTACAACATTAAAGCAGGGCAATTGGTCGTAATGAAACCATTTCAAGCTCCATAAGAATTGCACTAAATCTAGTCCACCGGTATCCACTAAGATCCAACCATATCTCAACATTCTTGCAACATTTGAATTTTTGATGCACAGTTTCCAGAGTTCAATAAGGTGCATCTCTATATTTCTTCGTCAAGTTTAACTTTGCCTACCGTAGAACACAAAAAGTTCTCCCAGAAACATCACTAATCCAAGCaaagaaatttacaaaaatttggACCACCACATACTAGGAACATGTCAACACAAAGTACAGTTACATCAATTTTCACTGCAAGAACCAAAAGGGCTTCAAAACACCATGAACTTAGACCAAAAAGAAGATCGAATTTTACTAAATAAGCACAACTAAATCCACTACAACCATGGAATTTCACATTGATTAAACTCAAATTCTCAGCCCAAGTTTTAAAACAAATCATTTCGCTTATCTATCTCCACTTTCCCAAAGCTAAACCAAAAATAACCCCAACATACATATGGGCCTACCTTTAACGATCAAATCTCCCAAACAAAAAGAGGAACAAAGATTGAAACTTTACCGAAGAGGAAGCATACAAAAATGAGCCCACAACTCATCTTCAAACCCGGGCCCCGCAGCCTCATCCACCTCCAATTCCTTCAATCTATGCTTCACTTCTTGAAATACTTCGGCTTTCAGGCCTCTTTCCCGGCCCCGACTCGGCGACCACTCCGACGCCCGGCTGCTGCAGCTGTCACTGTCGCCCATCACACCTTCACTCCCACAAGAAGAAACAAAAacccaaaagaaaacaaaacataaaactcaAAGAATATGCACTTTGATTCAGATTCCAAATAAAAAAGGAGTGGATGGGGGGGCGTGGGGAGTGATGtatgaaatatatattatgtatgCATTTTCTTTATAGCAATTTGCATGAACGGAAAGTGAAAGGGGCCGGTGAAAACttcactattaaatattaattgttttttttaatgggACAATCCATAGTTTTATGTTTGCTGCCATGGATTCAAACAAGGCTGCTTGGCTTTGCTTCTACCACTTCTCTGTCTGTTTTCACAGTTTAATATCCATTAATTCATTGGTTTTGTCAAATTTTAAAGATTTGTTCATAACTTTTTATGAAAGAATTTCTTGGAGTTTAATTATTGAATGTTTGTTTAGTGAAGCTCTATGATTGTATTATTGTCTGAATagtatgttttttaaaaattctttcttttttctttttctttttctttcctaGACACTTTAGAGGTCAACCAATTAGTTCACTAGTAGagctaatattttttaaaagaactTTTATGAGACATATTACATGCTATTTTTGTGAgagaaatttttatttgatttatgaaaaaatgttgtttttacattaaaaatattaaattttataaaaaaatataaatcaaatcgACTAGTAAATCGATGAGACCATCACATAAAAcctaatatttttttgtaatttattttatatttgagtATCGGTAGCTACATGATTTTAGTGCTAACGGATTGATAAAAAGTTATGTAACAATTAATACTTGTGCAACTCAATCGTTATGATATATAATTGAAAAATAGCAACAATTTGATCGTTCTCCTATATGAGCTAATATCAATCATTTGACCGATCATTTGTTATTTATCTAAAAATATAACTAGTGTAATAGGActaatcaaatattttaaaacatacaACAATCCAAATCACAATTTGATCATTGGTAATAGAGTATTTGGAAGATCACGTAAACAAAAGAAAATTTTGTTTTCAACCCCACCCCATACAAGCTAGCCGTCAGTGTCATGTGCGATTAGTTaaatagagtttttttttttttttgaaggttAAATAGAGTTAGTTGGATAATGCATGTAAAAATTTCTGgaaaatcaatcaaatattcGAGTTAATATACACCacaataagtaaaataaaattttaattaataattgtaTGTTCAAATATTGAGCAGAACTCCTGAAATTTTCTCTCTCTTTCCTTTCAAATGCGAAGGGAAAATATGAttcattattattaaaataaggtTGGAAAGTATGGTGACGTGAAGCGCAATTAATATTATCCAATAAGATTGTGGGATTACATCATTTCCCACTTGAAGAATGATAGCTTCAgttgaataaattaaataaagctTCTAACATGGGGTATTGTCTACTATATAAATATCTAgtgatatatattaattattatttatataaggACGCATGTCAtcgttttattttaagttttaatctACCCATTTTTTAGAGTTTGGTCTTGATGTATTGATTAATAGTTTTTGATTAGTTTGATCTAATTATTGATGTGACCATGACAatttctaatatcatttcataatTTCTTGGTAACACAAATATGACCAAAAGGCAAAAAAGGTAAATTATATACTAAAACTAAACGTTAAATATTTAAcatatcaaaactcaaaatgATACAAgctaatggaccaaaaaaattatttttctttaaataatttagtgaatatatatatatatatatgagtttctttcaagtgcccacctaccatgcccaccaatgatgtggcactaggtccaatagaatagtgtcacatcattggtgggcatggtaggtgaGCACTTGAAAAAAACTCTCTATCTctctttctatatatatatatatatatatatgtatgtatatgtatgtatgtatgcatgAAATATTCAATATGTGATTCGtttatttcatcaaataaattttctaCAAGTCGTTTATTCAGAAATATGGTTAAGGATACTTTATTATTACTAGCGATCGgggcacacgcgttgcgtgtgtgcCGCATCGCATGCAcggaattattaaattttaaaatatatatttatatatattttttaatacgatacgatgttattataaaaatattctgTGTGATATATATActcatattaaatatattaataggTTGACTACACGAATGTTTTTAGCACAATAATTGTATTGATATCAATATCACCAGCAGTAGCTaccattatttaaaaaataatcgaaAACATAAAATCTAATTGGAAAATTTTTTTATCCCCTATTTTTCACTTATATATAAaaacaggaaaaaaaaaagttttaatgTATGTCACTATAAATATGAGCTATAATAATTTGAATCAACTGGTCAGACTTGTATTCTTACTTGCGACGCTCGTAGAACTACAAGAATAACaattataaactcaaaattttgTCTATTATATTAAAGTAATATTCAAGCATAATATGTTATTTATGTAGTACCGTTTTTATGTCAATATTATTGGCAggtctgatttttttttttctatcagTATAAAAAATATCGACGTGAACATAGATATCGTGATACACCGAACATCTGTAATCATACTGTATTCAGTATAGTCGACTCATATAATTATATGCAATTGAATCTTTCGTATTTAAAATTCTAGAAGAAAAATTAGGATATGTCAATCATGGGATGTGTTAAACATATTATACAAAATTTACTATCGATTAATgtacttttaattaattaaaataacaaGAGGAGCATAATTTGTGGGTTGTTGATATGTGCTTGTAATTACACGGACAAAATTTGATGTTAAACTATGATATGGTATTGGTTGTACAAGATACATTTGTTGAATCATGTTGTTATCAGTACTTTGTATGAAAAACATATTTTAAGtattattcaaaaataatttgagGATCATAATTGTTGAAATTGTAACTATGTTTTGTGGTAtatgtataaaaaaataataaaattaaggaTTTTGTTTGCTAATTATCAATTTATGTATGTTAATTTGTTTGTAATGAAAAAACCAcgaattttttaataattaaagttATTTATTGAAATGAAAGGGAGAGGCCAGGTTGGGTCagtcttgagaccaggtcgggtcggggcttgaacctaaggcagctaggggttgtcttcttccaaCTTAGTTTAGACTTCGGTGTGAGATACAAAaatactattcgagatatcctgactgagtatgcatgtattatgtgactgcatgatttatatgtcattgatttatgctgcatacatttgcatattgagctatctcgttcgagatgtctatagtagggttttaccctatcctgttagtggttggacttccatcgatttgggtccggcatatccactggtatttcggtatgggagccacctcctgaagcgacggcacagcgtgctacataccagggcccggtctatctttgttatctgatccttgacctcgagtttatagggagttcactttgcatgcatgtatactcatactctcgtgctgagcgttttatgctcacgtctcgtactctttgtttctggacaccctatttgtGAGGATTCGAGTACTAATCTCTCATTTCAATACAATTAAccaaataatcataataattaGTCAATCATCaaagactaaataaaataaacaaaaatttttttttttttttaaaaatagagcacctcgctcgatcggtgaaaaacacccgatcgagtgAGCCCTGAAGCCAACTTCTCGGGTTGGGaatattttggcctcgctcgatcggttaatcttcaccgatcgagcgagcccaaaatgctcAACTCGCTGCCTCAGaaataagggcctcgctcgatcggtcaatcttcaCCAATCGAGCGGGCTCAATGTGcagaaaaaaaaacagaagatCTCTTGCTGTCAAAAGTGAGTCCCTTCCATTCTATTCCATTTAGCATCATCTCATGTATAATCTATACATAATCATAGGCTAACATGCATTATAACATGATATAGTTAAAGAGGAACAAGATCACCATATACTAGATTAAGTCTTATACTAGAATCATGAGGCTACAACATGTTGTCTTAAGAATTTACAATCATCATTTATATCCTATGAACATCAACAACACAACAACATGATAGACAATAAGTCTTGGTAATAGTAGCTACAACATAATCATGCTTCTAGTGTTTACACTAAACATTGACAGCACAATgaacatctaaactcggatctcCACTCTAACTCTCAATCTCTGTTTTTCATGCTCGCCTCTGTCCTGATCCCGAACTActtgttgtcatgcacacatacaaaagcTTAGACTGTCAATTAATTAGACTGAGCAAGATCAAATGAATGCTTTATGAACATATTTGTAGTTCAGAATCGAAAGAAGATTAAATGCCATTGAATTTTATTCTGAAAACTATCTATATTGGTATGAGATTGTGGTATCATATTTGATAGTTCTTACAGATAGCATGATATGTTGTATTTGACGTTATACAATATGATGAAATAGCTAGGATCTATACAAGAAATGTTATTCCTTGCTATGAAAAATTGCCAAAAGGGTTTGCTTCTGGAATTGATATGACTCGATGATGTTGCAAAGATGTTGAAATCTAATGTGTCAGAGTACTATTTTGAGTTGTATGGTACTGATGCGCTATTGATCGTTTTGAGTTTGCGATTTACCTAAGTAGATTTCGACAAATAAACGAATATGCAATATTGGTTATGCTACGGATAGGATAGGATAGCTGTAAAAGAAGTTAATGACATGATGAGATGACAGGAAGTATtaaaaatctattgtcgagttagagactttagatttatttgataaaCTGTGGCATCGATTGTTAGATATTTTTGAGTAATTGGTTGTATGTGATTCCATTCTACCATCCTCTtatcgatggattgtctgaaTTGACTATCCAAAGTTGAGGAGATGCTCAGAATCCTAATACCTGATTTGGTATTAGCTGACTAATATTGCCACTTGGAGATGGTAATTTCTGGAACAGctatcagattttttttaatgtgtCGCAATGAAGGTGGAGAACGAGAAGCTTTTTCAGAACAAAATGAAGATAGTTGATGATCAAGAAGCAAAACATACGCAGATTAGACACCGATTTTGTGCTTTGAACAGGGAGATTGAGTATGTTTGcaaattctttgattttgaatgtATTGTTTGATTTAACAAGCGACGACTATTATCTCCgagaattgttgaatccgatgaCACTTCTGAAGAAGTAGGAAATCTTTTCTGTCGACTTTTATTTCCTCCATTTCTATCTGATATTCGCGACATATTAGAATGAGACTGCTTATGTACTTCAGTCAGATGAAATTAAGTTTGACAAGACATTAATCTATGTCGAGCAAATGATATGACTATTTGATGAGGAAGAAAAGCAACTTAGATTTGAATCAGTGGATTCATCGTAGAACTGAAGAAGTTATTGAGAAGATGAATTTGATATGAGACAGTGTTATTCTAAGTTAGTCTACTGatatgagttcttattcagtaatTCTATTATCTCACTATCTTATGTGCAGACAGATTGcgtgagatttcgaggacgaaatccgatcttagagggggagaattgtaaggcccgggattatttgatttaatccgagaattatttaattttaatccgaatatatttaatttgggagtatttagagttttgatttaaattctaacatttttaaattatttaggattgaaattgaataattctcggattaaatcaaataatcccgggccttacattattccttggggcaggtttgtgattggatgaggtgggtggatccaagaggggctaggcagtggttagccagctggagcttcgtctaggtttttatttctgttgtattAGGTTGATacaactttcgatttggttgtataactatttggatatttacagattccttttcttgggattgtattattgtttatggtttccgcaacaTATTCTGGTTttctgtttgattaagttaattgcatgcctaagttctgtttagtaggtgatctcggtaagggtcactacaaggaaCCCCAACTTCTCCACCAACTCACAACTAGCCACATTCGCACAACTTCCACCATCAATAATAAGACTACAtacttttctttcacaaaacaCCTAGTATGAAAAATATTCTCTCTTTGGCTCTCGTTTTCCTCCTTATGGTGTGTATTTAGAATCCTCCTAGTGAACAACAACTCACCAACCACCGCACCATATccctcatcatcgggatcctccaacgcagaCATATCATCATAATTCTCCTCACCCCCATCACTTTCagtgtggggcctcgggttgctaatctcaaactTGGGCAATAATTAGAAGCTTAAATAAAACATTCAAGATTATTCAagcaactaaatttttttttaaaatcgagcagatctcgctcgatcggctgaataTCACTGATCGAGCAAGAAAAAAATGGCAACTCGCGGTTTTGATAaaaaatggcctcgctcgatcggtgcaactctgccgatcgagcgagccagcACCTGCTCGAAAATCTACAGTTCAGCTCTTGTGATGTTGCTGtcaaaattaactactaagcatgaaatcaagtctgaaaaatatACATTACCATATCTCAAGTGCTAGATAACAAATTCATGCCATCCTTACAACAACTAGTAGTTTGAAAGACAACAAAAATGGATAACTATACAAGATCGATGTTCATAATGTCCCCAACTTAACATAACTTGCATTCTAGCATGTTTGACAAGATCTAATACATCATTTCAGTTACATACAACCAGAGTCCCACATCTAGACTCCCTCTCGAGCTACCCACGTCGATTCTGGTCAGCTCCTGCCCAACCTGTTgccacacatacaaaacaagacaacatccgaaaacatccggtgagaatataattcccaatataaaagacatatacatatcagattcatatcaattcaaatctaaacatatcaaattaaatcttcaaataaatatatttatatagtgcgcttaaatcaagaattgattcatatcaaatcaCTGCCATccagattcgtatacgatcttgacatggatatctatctatcgtagtcacatctgactcgaaaataaggttcatcaaaccttggcattagaatcaattcataaatcatatcatatcaaactcaaagatccactacatgtgatgaatcaaaaacatcaaatTCTAAAGAAATAACAATActcaacaagtatgtgatttatcgggataa
Proteins encoded:
- the LOC140880140 gene encoding serine/threonine-protein kinase STY46-like isoform X1, giving the protein MGDSDSCSSRASEWSPSRGRERGLKAEVFQEVKHRLKELEVDEAAGPGFEDELWAHFCMLPLRYALDVNTERAMDVLMHKKLLHMARDPLTRPAVEVRLVQVHPTSDGNPGEDSSVHSRFTNEGDSLFGNLHSPPAFGMFANTELSYETNESDAPDSSGSMSRKLQLTRQQLEVTISTKDKTKLLSGLTCLMSEIGLNIREAHAFCTIDGYSLDVFVVDGWEHEGIEELRDRLVEEILSIEKQSNFKQELSSPMQYHVGSPLSDVWEIDFSLLKFKHKIASGSNGDLFKGVFRSQDVAIKVLRTECLNGDIQREFTQEVYILRKVRHKNVVQFIGACTRPPILCVVIEFMPGGSVYDFLHKQKGVFKLPALLRVAIDVSKGMTYLHQNNIIHRDIKAANLLMDENEVVKIADFGIARVQHQSGIMTAETGTYRWMAPEVIGHKPYSHKADVFSFGVVLWELLTGKLPYANMTPLQAAVSVVQQGLRPAIPRNTHPLLVELLEKCWQQEPSLRPEFSEITGILQCMTKKNFEDERATKRRNIGESYQGNG
- the LOC140880140 gene encoding serine/threonine-protein kinase STY46-like isoform X4, encoding MGTLSSFSTGIRKLQLTRQQLEVTISTKDKTKLLSGLTCLMSEIGLNIREAHAFCTIDGYSLDVFVVDGWEHEGIEELRDRLVEEILSIEKQSNFKQELSSPMQYHVGSPLSDVWEIDFSLLKFKHKIASGSNGDLFKGVFRSQDVAIKVLRTECLNGDIQREFTQEVYILRKVRHKNVVQFIGACTRPPILCVVIEFMPGGSVYDFLHKQKGVFKLPALLRVAIDVSKGMTYLHQNNIIHRDIKAANLLMDENEVVKIADFGIARVQHQSGIMTAETGTYRWMAPEVIGHKPYSHKADVFSFGVVLWELLTGKLPYANMTPLQAAVSVVQQGLRPAIPRNTHPLLVELLEKCWQQEPSLRPEFSEITGILQCMTKKNFEDERATKRRNIGESYQGNG
- the LOC140880140 gene encoding serine/threonine-protein kinase STY46-like isoform X2 → MGDSDSCSSRASEWSPSRGRERGLKAEVFQEVKHRLKELEVDEAAGPGFEDELWAHFCMLPLRYALDVNTERAMDVLMHKKLLHMARDPLTRPAVEVRLVQFMQCRFILHLMGTLSSFSTGIRKLQLTRQQLEVTISTKDKTKLLSGLTCLMSEIGLNIREAHAFCTIDGYSLDVFVVDGWEHEGIEELRDRLVEEILSIEKQSNFKQELSSPMQYHVGSPLSDVWEIDFSLLKFKHKIASGSNGDLFKGVFRSQDVAIKVLRTECLNGDIQREFTQEVYILRKVRHKNVVQFIGACTRPPILCVVIEFMPGGSVYDFLHKQKGVFKLPALLRVAIDVSKGMTYLHQNNIIHRDIKAANLLMDENEVVKIADFGIARVQHQSGIMTAETGTYRWMAPEVIGHKPYSHKADVFSFGVVLWELLTGKLPYANMTPLQAAVSVVQQGLRPAIPRNTHPLLVELLEKCWQQEPSLRPEFSEITGILQCMTKKNFEDERATKRRNIGESYQGNG
- the LOC140880140 gene encoding serine/threonine-protein kinase STY46-like isoform X3, whose translation is MQVHPTSDGNPGEDSSVHSRFTNEGDSLFGNLHSPPAFGMFANTELSYETNESDAPDSSGSMSRKLQLTRQQLEVTISTKDKTKLLSGLTCLMSEIGLNIREAHAFCTIDGYSLDVFVVDGWEHEGIEELRDRLVEEILSIEKQSNFKQELSSPMQYHVGSPLSDVWEIDFSLLKFKHKIASGSNGDLFKGVFRSQDVAIKVLRTECLNGDIQREFTQEVYILRKVRHKNVVQFIGACTRPPILCVVIEFMPGGSVYDFLHKQKGVFKLPALLRVAIDVSKGMTYLHQNNIIHRDIKAANLLMDENEVVKIADFGIARVQHQSGIMTAETGTYRWMAPEVIGHKPYSHKADVFSFGVVLWELLTGKLPYANMTPLQAAVSVVQQGLRPAIPRNTHPLLVELLEKCWQQEPSLRPEFSEITGILQCMTKKNFEDERATKRRNIGESYQGNG